A single Populus alba chromosome 7, ASM523922v2, whole genome shotgun sequence DNA region contains:
- the LOC118043575 gene encoding UDP-N-acetylglucosamine transporter ROCK1, whose amino-acid sequence MATTKRKDGTTRSERTNPRVWLYSVLLTLQYGAQPLISKRFTRREVIVTTSVLTCELAKVVCALILMVRDGSLKKVFSQWTLVGSLTASGLPAAIYALQNSLLQISYKNLDSLTFSILNQTKIFFTAFFTYIMLRQKQSIQQIGALLLLIMAAVLLSIGEGSSKSSSSSDPEQILFYGIIPVLVASVLSGLASALCQWASQVKKHSSYLMTVEMSIVGSLCLLASTTKSPDGEAIRQHGYFYGWTPLTMIPVVANALGGILVGLVTSYAGGVRKGFVIVSALLVTALLQFMFEGKPPSVYCLVALPLVMSSISIYQKYPYRVKKKES is encoded by the exons ATGGCGACGACGAAGCGAAAAGATGGAACCACCAGGTCGGAGAGAACGAACCCAAGGGTTTGGCTATACTCCGTTTTGCTCACTCTTCAATACGGAGCCCAGCCTCTCATCTCCAAACGCTTCACCAg ACGTGAAGTAATCGTGACTACATCTGTTTTGACATGCGAGTTAGCTAAG gTTGTATGTGCCCTAATTCTCATGGTAAGAGATGGTAGTTTGAAGAAAGTGTTCAGCCAGTGGACTTTGGTTGGTTCGTTGACTGCATCCGGACTTCCTGCAGCAATTTATGCGCTGCAAAACAGCTTGCTGCAGATATCatacaagaatcttgattcacTCACATTTTCAATATTGAAccagacaaaaatattttttactgcaTTCTTCACATACATAATGTTGAG GCAGAAGCAATCAATTCAACAAATTGGGGCTTTGTTGTTGCTGATAATGGCAGCTGTTCTTCTAAGCATTGGTGAAGGCTCTAGCAAAAGCTCTAGTAGTAGTGACCCTgagcaaattttattttatgggatCATTCCGGTCCTGGTTGCTTCTGTTCTCTCTGGTCTTGCTTCAGCTTTGTGTCAATGGGCTTCTCAG GTTAAGAAACACTCGTCGTACTTGATGACTGTAGAAATGTCAATTGTTGGAAGCTTGTGCTTGTTGGCCAGTACCACTAAGTCTCCAGATGGAGAAGCTATCAGACAGCATGGATACTTTTATGGTTGGACTCCACTAACTATG aTCCCAGTTGTAGCCAATGCTCTTGGTGGAATTCTTGTTGGCCTTGTCACAAGCTATGCTGGTGGTGTGAGAAAG GGGTTTGTCATTGTTTCTGCACTTCTTGTAACGGCCTTGCTTCAGTTCATGTTTGAAGGGAAACCGCCTTCAGTGTACTGTCTTGTGGCTCTTCCACTCGTCATGAGCAGCATTTCGATATACCAGAAATATCCATATAGAGTTAAAAAGAAGGAATCATAA
- the LOC118043571 gene encoding annexin D2 has product MASLKVPASVPPPYEDAEQLHKAFEGWGTNEGLIISILAHRNAAQRNLIRKAYAEAYGQDLLKDLDKELSSDFERAVLLWTLDPAERDAYLANEATKRFTSSNWVLMEIACSRSSHDLFKVRQAYHARYKKSLEEDVAYHTTGDFRKLLVPLVSAFRYEGEEVNTILAKSEAKILHEKISAKAYSDEEIIRILTTRSKAQVNATLNHYNNAFGNAINKNLKEEADNDFLKLLRATIKCLTYPEKYFEKLLRLSIKKLGTDERALTRVVTTRAEVDMERIKEEYHRRNSVTLDRDIAGDTSGDYERMLLALIGHGDA; this is encoded by the exons ATGGCGTCCCTTAAAGTTCCAGCTTCTGTTCCTCCTCCTTATGAGGATGCTGAGCAACTTCATAAAGCTTTTGAAG GATGGGGTACGAATGAGGGATTGATCATCTCCATCCTGGCTCATAGGAATGCTGCACAACGCAACTTAATTCGAAAGGCTTACGCTGAAGCTTACGGGCAAGATCTCCTTAAAGATTTGGACAAGGAACTTTCTAGTGACTTCGAG AGGGCTGTGTTATTATGGACACTGGATCCTGCTGAGCGTGATGCATATTTGGCTAATGAAGCGACGAAGAGGTTCACTTCAAGCAACTGGGTTCTAATGGAAATAGCTTGTTCTAGGTCCTCACATGACCTTTTTAAGGTGAGGCAGGCATATCATGCTCGTTACAAGAAATCCCTCGAGGAAGATGTTGCATACCACACAACTGGAGACTTCCGCAAG CTGCTGGTTCCCCTTGTAAGTGCTTTCCGATACGAGGGAGAAGAGGTGAACACGATTTTGGCAAAATCAGAGGCTAAGATACTCCATGAGAAGATCTCAGCTAAAGCTTATAGTGATGAAGAGATCATCAGGATTCTGACTACAAGGAGCAAGGCACAAGTTAATGCAACACTTAATCACTACAACAACGCATTTGGAAATGCCATCAACAAG AATTTGAAGGAAGAGGCGGATAACGATTTCCTCAAATTACTGAGAGCAACGATTAAGTGCTTGACCTACCctgaaaaatactttgagaAGCTTTTGCGGCTGTCCATCAAAAAGCTAGGGACAGATGAAAGGGCTCTTACTAGAGTTGTAACCACCAGGGCTGAGGTTGACATGGAACGCATCAAGGAGGAATATCATCGCCGGAATAGTGTTACTCTTGATCGTGACATTGCTGGAGACACTTCCGGAGATTATGAACGGATGCTTCTTGCCTTGATTGGCCATGGCGATGCTTGA
- the LOC118043570 gene encoding uncharacterized protein: protein MERNVAVRKPHTSTADLLTWKEGPPSASPPSASSHRPHQPSDKISKVLFGGQVSQEEAESLMKKKPCSGYKLKEMTGSGIFNGQDGTSESGDANANNKTTVRVYQQAVTGISQISFSAEESISPKKPTSVPEVAKQRELSGTLQNDFDMKSQKLISNAKFKEISGHDIFAPPSEIAPRSLAAARSMETKENKNIGEPAPRNIRTSVKVSNPAGGQSNILFGEEPVMKTSRKIHNQKFNELTGNGIFKGDVPPGSAEKPLSTAKLREMSGSGIFSDGKAASRDYLGGVRQPPGGQSSIALV from the exons ATGGAGAGGAATGTAGCCGTGAGGAAGCCACACACTTCCACCGCCGATCTGCTGACGTGGAAGGAAGGTCCTCCCTCGGCCTCTCCTCCCTCCGCCTCCTCCCACCGCCCTCACCAG CCTTCTGATAAAATCAGTAAAGTGCTGTTTGGAGGTCAGGTCTctcaagaagaagcagagagtCTCATGAAGAA AAAGCCTTGTTCGGGGTATAAATTAAAGGAGATGACTGGCAGTGGCATATTTAATGGTCAAGATGGCACATCTGAATCTGGTGATGCTAATGCTAATAACAAAACTACAGTGCGTGTTTATCAG CAAGCAGTGACTGGAATAAGCCAAATATCATTTAGTGCTGAGGAGAGCATCTCCCCTAAGAAGCCTACCTCTGTCCCAGAAGTGGCAAAGCAGCGCGAGTTAAGTGGGACGTTGCAAAATGATTTTGACATGAAGAGCCAAAAGCTAATATCAAATGCTAAATTCAAGGAGATCAGTGGGCATGACATTTTTGCTCCCCCTTCTGAAATTGCTCCCCGTTCACTGGCCGCTGCACGCTCCatggaaacaaaagaaaacaaaaacatcggGGAACCTGCACCTCGAAACATTCGCACATCTGTCAAGGTTTCAAAT CCTGCTGGAGGCCAGAGCAATATCCTATTTGGTGAAGAACCAGTCATGAAGACATCAAGGAAAATACACAACCAGAAGTTTAATGAGCTGACAGGCAATGGTATTTTCAAGGGAGATGTTCCTCCTGGATCTGCTGAAAAACCTCTAAGCACGGCAAAACTGAGAGAAATGAGCGGCAGTGGTATCTTTTCTGATGGAAAGGCTGCATCCAGAGATTATCTTGGTGGTGTTCGCCAGCCCCCTGGTGGTCAGAGCAGCATTGCATTAGTATAA
- the LOC118043574 gene encoding uncharacterized protein, whose amino-acid sequence MGKQQKSLRSKAVHFVSDLTTVILNPISDKPSKHPTPLPHPPPEDVSESKRSQLEFVTEEDTGHLVEEPDTSSFTAFLYSLLSSSESGNNPKLDERNDHSAQMGDQLSENVAKETGTKKGLFSRGKQTLRAVYQATRIGGYRSQEIKGNSDLKNVDENDDFGGLEVKSMPKQNMKEPVALGDLPDISEPSLLLSEKERSTLYVSLPALVQGRKWLLLYSTWRHGISLSTLYRRSMLWSGHSLLVVGDRKGAVFGGLVEAPLRPTNKKYQGTNSTFVFTNKPGHPVIFRPTGANRYFTLCSTDFLAIGGGGRFALYMDSDLLNGSSSVSETYGNPCLAHTEDFEVKEVELWGFVYGSKYEEILALSRTESPGICRF is encoded by the exons ATGGGAAAGCAACAAAAGTCGTTAAGGAGCAAAGCAGTCCACTTTGTGTCTGATCTCACCACTGTCATCCTTAATCCTATCTCTGATAAACCCTCCAAGCATCCCACTCCTCTTCCTCATCCTCCTCCT GAAGATGTCAGTGAGTCAAAAAGGAGTCAGCTAGAGTTCGTTACTGAAGAGGATACAGGGCACTTAGTTGAGGAGCCTGATACTTCTTCGTTTACTGCATTCTTATACTCTTTGTTATCGTCCTCAGAGTCTGGAAATAATCCAAAATTGGATGAGCGAAATGATCATTCAGCACAAATGGGTGACCAACTATCAGAGAATGTAGCAAAAGAGACTGGCACAAAAAAGGGGTTATTTTCAAGGGGCAAACAAACTCTAAGAGCTGTTTACCAAGCTACAAGAATTGGTGGATATCGGAGCCAAGAAATCAAGGGCAATTCAGACTTGAAAAATGTTGACGAGAATGATGATTTTGGTGGACTTGAGGTGAAGAGTATGCCGAAGCAGAACATGAAAGAGCCTGTTGCTTTGGGAGATCTTCCAGACATATCTGAACCTTCATTGCTTCTttcagagaaagaaagaagcaccCTTTATGTTTCCCTTCCAGCACTTGTTCAAGGGAGGAAATGGTTATTGCTCTACAG TACATGGAGGCACGGGATATCTCTTTCAACCTTGTATAGAAGAAGCATGCTTTGGTCTGGACATAGCTTGCTG GTTGTTGGAGATCGCAAGGGGGCAGTATTTGGTGGCTTGGTTGAAGCTCCGCTAAGGCCAACCAACAAGAAATATCAG GGAACGAATAGTACATTTGTTTTCACAAATAAACCTGGTCATCCTGTTATATTCCGTCCTACAG GTGCTAATCGTTATTTCACTTTGTGCTCCACTGACTTTCTTGCAATTGGTGGAGGTGGCCGCTTTGCACTCTACATGGACAGTGATCT ATTAAATGGATCAAGTTCGGTCTCGGAAACCTATGGGAACCCTTGTCTTGCACACACAGAAGACTTTGAAGTTAAGGAAGTTGAG TTGTGGGGCTTTGTATATGGTTCAAAGTATGAGGAAATACTTGCTTTAAGCAGAACTGAGTCTCCTGGGATTTGTCGGTTTTGA
- the LOC118043569 gene encoding uncharacterized protein, whose amino-acid sequence MTCLSCEIEILQAKNVEFKSHGSLFVRYYLSTGNSKRIQLNSREISAKANLFWNESFSLECSGTEDSINNLKQQTVVFELRWRSTNAILGRIGGSQLLGRAEVPWKTVVESPKLEMERWVTMIPKKGSVPDDVKPPAVQIAMRVRVPAMAEMEVKKKRNGRLKRWDECGCCKDSGCRCEDYDIFVLVAALEAL is encoded by the coding sequence ATGACTTGTCTTAGCTGTGAAATAGAAATTCTGCAGGCAAAGAACGTAGAATTCAAGTCCCATGGGAGCCTTTTTGTTAGATACTATCTCTCTACGGGAAACAGCAAAAGAATCCAACTGAACAGCCGAGAAATCTCCGCAAAGGCCAACCTCTTTTGGAACGAGTCCTTCTCATTGGAGTGTTCAGGCACTGAAGACTCCATCAACAACCTCAAGCAACAAACTGTAGTTTTCGAGCTCAGATGGAGAAGCACAAATGCAATCCTTGGTAGAATAGGAGGGTCACAACTCCTAGGCAGAGCTGAGGTTCCATGGAAAACAGTTGTCGAGTCACCAAAGCTAGAAATGGAAAGGTGGGTTACGATGATCCCAAAGAAGGGCAGTGTTCCTGATGATGTCAAGCCTCCTGCAGTGCAAATAGCCATGAGAGTTAGAGTTCCAGCAATGGCAGAGATGGAggtgaagaaaaagagaaacgGGAGGTTGAAGAGGTGGGATGAATGTGGTTGTTGCAAGGACAGTGGGTGCAGATGCGAAGATTATGATATCTTTGTCCTCGTGGCTGCTCTGGAAGCACTATAA